In a genomic window of Curtobacterium flaccumfaciens pv. betae:
- a CDS encoding DNA polymerase III subunit delta', which yields MSVWDGLTGQEEAVASLRNAAESTDGTGGMTHSWLITGPPGSGRSNVATAFAAALVGNGPDDDHTLRQITAKTHPDVSVLTTQRVIITIDEIRQLVTSSYYSPSVGRYRVVIIEDADRMTERTSNLLLKALEEPPERTVWILCAPSEADLLPTIRSRVRSVRLRVPGIESVADLLVARTGVDRALAMDAARQAQSHIGMAQRLATSEPARDRRRRTLTTVLGVRSVGDAVMAAAELLAVADEDAKSITEQRDSEERDAALRSLGVEPGGTIPPALRSQLRALEDDQKRRATRSLRDGLDRILVDVSSLYRDLLLLGLGAPAEPVNLAMRDQLEHALPTTPPAAALEVLDAVALARQRIAANVAALLALEALLVTIARARR from the coding sequence GTGAGCGTGTGGGACGGCCTGACCGGGCAGGAAGAAGCGGTCGCGTCGCTGCGCAACGCGGCCGAGTCGACCGACGGCACAGGTGGCATGACGCACTCGTGGCTCATCACCGGCCCGCCCGGGTCGGGTCGGTCGAACGTGGCGACCGCCTTCGCCGCGGCGCTCGTGGGCAACGGCCCCGACGACGACCACACCCTGCGGCAGATCACCGCGAAGACCCACCCCGACGTCTCGGTGCTCACCACCCAGCGCGTGATCATCACGATCGACGAGATCCGGCAGCTCGTCACCTCGTCGTACTACTCGCCGTCGGTCGGGCGCTACCGCGTCGTCATCATCGAGGATGCCGACCGCATGACCGAGCGCACCTCGAACCTGCTGCTCAAGGCGCTCGAGGAACCCCCGGAGCGCACGGTCTGGATCCTCTGCGCCCCGAGTGAAGCCGACCTGTTGCCGACGATCCGGTCGCGCGTCCGCTCGGTACGCCTGCGCGTGCCCGGCATCGAGTCCGTCGCCGACCTGCTCGTCGCCCGGACCGGTGTCGACCGCGCCCTCGCGATGGATGCTGCTCGTCAGGCGCAGAGCCACATCGGCATGGCGCAGCGCCTGGCCACGAGCGAGCCCGCACGTGACCGCCGACGCCGGACCCTGACGACCGTGCTCGGTGTGCGGAGCGTGGGTGACGCCGTCATGGCGGCCGCCGAGCTCCTCGCCGTCGCCGACGAAGACGCCAAGTCCATCACCGAGCAGCGCGACTCCGAAGAGCGCGACGCGGCCCTGCGCTCGCTCGGGGTCGAACCCGGCGGGACGATCCCGCCGGCGCTCCGGTCACAGCTCCGCGCCCTCGAGGACGATCAGAAACGCCGTGCGACCCGCAGCCTGCGCGACGGCCTCGACCGGATCCTGGTGGACGTCTCCTCGCTGTACCGCGACCTGCTCCTGCTGGGGCTGGGAGCCCCGGCGGAACCGGTCAACCTGGCCATGCGAGACCAGCTCGAGCACGCGCTGCCGACGACACCGCCCGCTGCCGCGCTCGAGGTCCTCGACGCCGTCGCCCTGGCGCGCCAGCGCATCGCGGCCAACGTGGCGGCACTCCTGGCGCTCGAAGCACTGCTCGTCACCATCGCCCGCGCCCGCCGCTGA
- a CDS encoding CpaF family protein: protein MAAGSRSAVGFEASGWFICLFYGFDETTPCADVRHGDGVRVHVVLAPVSVGGTAVSIRLPQVQRPSLATLERGGTFAFVPRSVVEDAVAARRNVLVTGATGSGKTTLLAAMLGNVPVDERIVTVEDVAELRIAHPHVVALEARQANAEGVGALGLDRLVREALRMRPDRIVVGECRGAEVRELLSALNTGHDGGAGTVHANGIADVAARLEALGALAGLGAEALARQAVSAFDLVLHVERRAGQRRLGGVGTLCVGPDGRLEVRPVDGLR from the coding sequence ATTGCAGCCGGAAGTCGTTCCGCAGTCGGCTTTGAGGCGTCGGGTTGGTTCATATGTCTATTTTATGGTTTTGACGAGACCACCCCGTGCGCGGACGTCCGGCACGGCGACGGCGTCCGGGTCCACGTCGTCCTTGCTCCGGTGTCCGTCGGCGGCACCGCCGTGTCGATCCGGCTGCCACAGGTCCAGCGACCCTCCCTCGCCACCCTCGAGCGCGGCGGCACCTTCGCGTTCGTCCCACGGTCGGTCGTCGAGGACGCCGTCGCCGCGCGCCGGAACGTCCTGGTCACCGGCGCGACCGGCAGCGGCAAGACCACCCTGCTCGCGGCGATGCTCGGCAACGTCCCCGTCGACGAGCGCATCGTGACGGTGGAGGACGTCGCCGAGCTCCGGATCGCCCACCCGCACGTCGTCGCGCTCGAGGCGCGGCAGGCCAACGCCGAGGGGGTCGGCGCGCTCGGCCTCGACCGGCTCGTGCGCGAGGCGCTGCGGATGCGCCCCGACCGGATCGTCGTGGGGGAGTGCCGCGGCGCCGAGGTCCGCGAACTCCTCTCCGCCCTGAACACCGGGCACGACGGGGGAGCCGGCACCGTGCACGCCAACGGCATCGCCGACGTCGCCGCTCGCCTCGAAGCACTCGGCGCACTCGCCGGCCTCGGTGCCGAGGCGCTCGCCCGGCAGGCCGTCAGCGCCTTCGACCTGGTCCTGCACGTGGAACGACGAGCAGGACAGCGGCGGCTCGGCGGCGTGGGCACGTTGTGCGTCGGCCCGGACGGGAGGCTCGAGGTGCGCCCGGTGGACGGGCTGCGGTGA
- a CDS encoding type II secretion system F family protein: protein MNRPTPDGPARVAGVLDRVATLVAAGVPPPRAWRLVGGLPGAGGPAQQDIVVVLRVADRTGAPVAETLRGLAGALRRAAASDRAIRVALAGPRTSARVVLALPLFGLGLGAAWGAGAVEVLVGSPAGWACSCTAAALVLAGRRWTARLVRSATPDGRVPGVLLDAWAVAVAGGGSWTTAGQAVAEASAGAAAPAGDLDRLREVLDLARRAGVPAAGLLRRAAEDVRDEAAADGLVAAERLAVRLVLPLGVCVLPAFVLVGVVPVVVGVLSSTVGGTE, encoded by the coding sequence GTGAACCGACCCACACCCGACGGCCCGGCGCGGGTTGCCGGGGTGCTCGACCGGGTGGCGACGCTGGTCGCGGCGGGAGTCCCGCCGCCGCGGGCCTGGCGGCTCGTCGGCGGACTGCCCGGGGCCGGGGGACCCGCGCAGCAGGACATCGTCGTCGTCCTCCGCGTGGCGGACCGGACGGGAGCGCCCGTCGCGGAGACCCTCCGTGGGCTCGCCGGCGCGCTCCGACGCGCCGCCGCCTCGGACCGCGCGATCCGGGTTGCCCTGGCCGGTCCGCGGACGAGCGCCCGGGTCGTGCTCGCGCTGCCGCTCTTCGGGCTGGGCCTCGGTGCGGCCTGGGGCGCCGGAGCCGTCGAGGTCCTGGTCGGTTCACCGGCCGGATGGGCGTGCTCGTGCACCGCGGCGGCCCTCGTCCTGGCCGGTCGGAGGTGGACCGCCCGGCTGGTCCGTTCCGCGACGCCCGACGGCCGCGTCCCCGGGGTGCTCCTCGACGCCTGGGCCGTGGCGGTCGCCGGAGGCGGGTCGTGGACCACCGCCGGGCAGGCCGTCGCCGAGGCATCCGCGGGAGCCGCCGCGCCCGCCGGAGACCTGGACCGGCTGCGGGAGGTCCTCGACCTCGCCCGGCGTGCAGGAGTCCCCGCCGCAGGGTTGCTCCGCCGCGCCGCCGAGGACGTGCGCGACGAGGCCGCTGCCGACGGGCTCGTGGCGGCGGAACGACTGGCCGTCCGACTGGTGCTGCCACTCGGCGTCTGCGTCCTGCCGGCGTTCGTGCTCGTAGGGGTGGTGCCCGTGGTGGTGGGGGTCCTCTCCTCCACGGTGGGCGGTACTGAATGA
- a CDS encoding DUF5343 domain-containing protein, with protein MIERFGTAPYAPASSVLDVIMARRKDPTLRYFDNEALEKLGIRESLVPRTAQALRLLDLLTDDGFVTPTFEGLISAPPGDLPRALEKLIRRAYKPIFEDLDPTVASTNALEQAFALFQPPGQRSRMVSMFQGLMRAADMTSGDDSAAVRAAIAAANSAARSASKSAVSRAAAVATEGASRSVGKTTVNRSGRWSSEVQVPRVPNSSAAQHSLQLDSGGSVDITLDVDLFALSKSDRDFVMDLIDRITSYRANRPGSSRGR; from the coding sequence GTGATCGAACGGTTTGGTACAGCACCGTACGCGCCGGCATCGAGCGTGCTCGACGTGATCATGGCCAGGCGGAAGGATCCGACACTGCGCTACTTCGACAATGAGGCGCTGGAGAAGCTAGGGATCCGCGAGAGCTTGGTCCCGCGCACCGCGCAGGCGCTTCGTCTGCTTGACCTCCTCACGGACGATGGGTTCGTAACCCCGACCTTCGAGGGGTTAATCTCTGCACCTCCCGGCGACTTGCCTAGGGCGCTCGAGAAGCTGATCCGGCGCGCCTACAAGCCGATCTTCGAGGACCTTGACCCGACCGTCGCGTCAACGAATGCGCTGGAACAAGCCTTCGCGCTCTTCCAACCTCCCGGTCAGCGCTCGCGAATGGTGTCCATGTTCCAAGGGCTGATGAGAGCTGCTGACATGACGTCTGGGGACGACTCAGCCGCTGTGCGGGCGGCGATCGCCGCGGCAAACAGCGCTGCACGGTCCGCTAGCAAATCGGCCGTCAGTCGGGCAGCAGCCGTCGCCACCGAAGGCGCCTCACGTTCAGTCGGGAAGACCACAGTCAATCGGTCGGGCCGTTGGTCGTCAGAGGTGCAGGTGCCGAGGGTGCCCAACTCGTCCGCGGCGCAGCACTCACTGCAACTCGACTCGGGCGGGTCGGTCGACATCACGCTCGATGTCGACCTGTTCGCGCTCTCGAAATCCGACCGCGACTTTGTGATGGACCTCATCGATCGCATCACAAGCTACCGCGCCAATCGCCCGGGATCGTCCCGGGGCAGGTAG
- a CDS encoding DUF4244 domain-containing protein, with translation MSTTSSPGNRTRRTIRHRHPRPLVARWGSRLRDDRGSATAEYAVVILAAVAFAGVLVAVMRSGEVQTILTDLVRGALSL, from the coding sequence ATGAGCACCACGTCATCCCCCGGCAACCGCACCCGTCGGACCATCCGCCACCGTCACCCGCGCCCCCTCGTCGCCCGCTGGGGGTCACGACTGCGGGACGACCGGGGATCGGCGACCGCCGAGTACGCGGTCGTCATCCTCGCCGCCGTGGCCTTCGCCGGTGTGCTCGTCGCCGTCATGCGGTCCGGCGAGGTCCAGACCATCCTCACCGACCTCGTCCGTGGCGCGCTCTCGCTGTGA
- a CDS encoding AAA family ATPase, translated as MRPEAERPTVLLLHASGNQFTIRPDEWGGWRWAKLVDRNDSREAREAFEAGPLHVVSPGDPPGQARAVSGAEARRLRAEITGAYENRRRIFDPTDEPATRPYIPGLWNHGRIPALSGPKGVGKTTLVCQLAAALVLPQRRFLGQFDPAELTEEERERDVWLINSETNPGAVHEELLRSGLEFDYREAVPCYHDPDDDHWQEHGVLVVEHLLRTGGARAFDLTDDAVRQRWENDLIGLTERRVPPLTVIADGVTAMLGSNTSGYGAWTSGFRRLLQEAGIPNGLGVLHSPMSAVGPGRAPTPMNGIESMGEWDGLWYFAAGAFPVHPWTSRELFTAPRMGDPVVLSHKVSMDDDRMLRLLPRATKPAQDPGTSTVPGSDQDEAGERDVLDRLRGAGRSGLSGTDLTGSGREGKSRREARDRLVESGLIVSVPDGRGTRWLLSEFR; from the coding sequence ATGAGGCCGGAGGCCGAACGCCCGACAGTCCTCCTCCTCCATGCGAGCGGTAACCAGTTCACGATTCGTCCGGATGAGTGGGGTGGATGGCGCTGGGCGAAGCTCGTGGACAGGAACGACAGCAGAGAGGCACGCGAGGCGTTCGAGGCGGGACCGCTTCATGTTGTTTCCCCGGGCGATCCGCCGGGGCAAGCTCGAGCGGTGTCCGGAGCCGAGGCACGACGACTCCGAGCCGAGATCACGGGCGCGTACGAGAATCGGCGCCGGATCTTCGACCCAACCGATGAGCCCGCCACGAGGCCGTACATCCCGGGACTTTGGAATCACGGTCGAATCCCGGCGCTGTCCGGCCCCAAAGGTGTCGGTAAGACGACGCTCGTGTGCCAGCTAGCGGCAGCGCTGGTCCTCCCGCAGCGCCGCTTCCTCGGCCAGTTCGACCCCGCCGAGCTCACAGAGGAAGAACGCGAGCGGGACGTGTGGCTCATCAACTCGGAAACGAACCCAGGAGCCGTGCACGAAGAGCTGCTGCGTTCGGGCCTCGAGTTCGACTATCGCGAGGCTGTGCCGTGCTACCACGATCCCGACGACGACCATTGGCAAGAGCACGGCGTGCTCGTCGTGGAGCACCTTCTGAGAACGGGAGGAGCGAGGGCATTCGACCTCACCGACGACGCCGTGCGACAGCGTTGGGAGAACGACCTCATCGGGCTGACTGAGAGACGGGTGCCACCGCTTACGGTGATTGCCGACGGCGTGACTGCAATGCTCGGGTCGAACACATCTGGCTACGGCGCGTGGACGTCGGGATTCCGTCGGCTACTGCAGGAGGCAGGCATCCCGAACGGGCTTGGCGTCTTGCACTCCCCCATGTCCGCCGTGGGTCCGGGCCGTGCCCCGACGCCCATGAACGGTATCGAGTCGATGGGTGAGTGGGACGGGCTGTGGTACTTCGCCGCCGGCGCATTCCCGGTGCACCCTTGGACCAGCCGCGAACTCTTCACCGCTCCGCGGATGGGCGACCCCGTCGTCCTCTCGCACAAGGTGTCGATGGACGACGATCGGATGCTCCGGCTGCTCCCTCGCGCGACCAAGCCCGCGCAAGACCCAGGCACGAGCACGGTGCCTGGGTCCGACCAAGACGAGGCCGGAGAACGGGACGTACTCGATCGCCTTCGAGGGGCAGGAAGATCCGGGCTGTCGGGAACCGACCTGACGGGTAGTGGACGCGAGGGCAAGTCACGCCGAGAGGCGCGAGACCGCCTCGTTGAG
- a CDS encoding recombinase family protein — MNQPDASKPTAERLPAAIYARISRDKAGAGLGVDRQEADCRALAHRLGWDVVAVFVDNDISAYDRRKVRPQYRAMLEAVRTGQVRGIVAWHPDRLHRRAAELEEFITVAEAHNLQIQTAQAGSYDLATPAGRMVARMLGAAAQHEVDHSRERVQRAKMQAAADGKYRGGIRPFGFEKDGVTVRESEAKVIRESAKAVLAGRTLAALTRELNERGVPTTGRSAEWKYGALRDMLIRPRNAGLLARGLPGKTGQSYAYEEIGPASWEAIIPEDEWRALVSLLTDPARRINTSTEKKWLGSGIYRCGVPVVGEDGAEHACGGVLRATPHGGTAVRKYERRYLYRCSSSAHLTIGQKQTDEHIRNVVAELVRDPRIVAAMSPGNAHLAADRERRVALSARLEAFETDYALGNITGAQLRKFTERVEAELADVDTRLAQGISRSASSPVLRATDPGEAFLEAPLDVQRAVLSTVLRVEVLPATNRGSAWDAERLRITQIE, encoded by the coding sequence ATGAACCAACCCGACGCCTCAAAGCCGACTGCGGAACGACTTCCGGCTGCAATCTACGCCCGGATCAGCCGCGACAAGGCGGGGGCAGGGCTCGGTGTCGACCGCCAGGAGGCTGACTGCCGCGCTCTCGCACACCGCCTCGGCTGGGACGTGGTGGCGGTCTTCGTGGACAACGACATCAGCGCCTACGACCGCCGGAAGGTGCGCCCGCAGTACCGGGCGATGCTGGAAGCCGTGCGGACCGGACAGGTCCGCGGCATCGTCGCCTGGCACCCGGACCGTCTGCACCGTCGGGCGGCAGAACTCGAGGAGTTCATCACCGTGGCCGAGGCACACAACCTCCAGATCCAGACCGCACAGGCGGGCTCGTACGACCTCGCGACCCCCGCCGGCCGAATGGTCGCGCGCATGCTCGGCGCGGCGGCGCAGCACGAGGTGGACCACAGTCGTGAGCGCGTGCAGCGAGCGAAGATGCAGGCCGCAGCGGATGGCAAGTACCGGGGCGGCATCCGGCCGTTCGGGTTCGAGAAGGACGGCGTGACCGTCCGCGAATCTGAAGCAAAGGTCATCCGCGAGTCGGCCAAGGCGGTCCTCGCAGGGCGCACTCTCGCCGCCCTGACGCGCGAGCTGAACGAGCGGGGCGTGCCGACCACCGGCCGTTCCGCGGAGTGGAAGTACGGCGCTCTGCGAGACATGCTGATCCGGCCGCGGAACGCGGGCCTTCTCGCGCGCGGCCTGCCGGGCAAGACCGGTCAGTCGTACGCCTACGAGGAGATCGGCCCCGCTTCGTGGGAAGCAATCATTCCGGAGGACGAGTGGCGCGCCCTTGTATCGCTCCTGACCGACCCAGCTCGCAGGATCAACACCAGCACCGAGAAGAAGTGGCTCGGGTCCGGCATTTACCGCTGCGGCGTCCCCGTGGTGGGCGAGGACGGCGCCGAGCACGCGTGCGGCGGCGTCCTTCGTGCGACGCCTCACGGTGGCACGGCCGTTCGCAAGTACGAGCGCCGGTACCTCTACCGCTGCTCGTCGTCGGCGCACCTGACAATCGGACAGAAGCAGACCGATGAGCACATCCGTAACGTGGTGGCTGAACTCGTGCGCGACCCTCGGATCGTCGCAGCGATGAGCCCCGGGAACGCACACCTCGCGGCCGACCGCGAGCGCCGAGTCGCACTAAGCGCGCGCCTCGAAGCGTTCGAGACGGACTACGCCCTCGGGAACATCACCGGAGCTCAGCTGCGGAAGTTCACCGAGCGCGTCGAGGCCGAGCTCGCCGACGTAGACACCCGGCTCGCGCAGGGCATAAGCCGGTCCGCGTCGTCTCCCGTACTTCGGGCTACGGATCCCGGCGAGGCGTTCCTGGAAGCGCCGCTCGATGTGCAGCGCGCGGTGCTCTCGACGGTGCTCCGCGTCGAGGTTCTGCCCGCCACGAATCGCGGTTCGGCGTGGGACGCCGAGCGGCTTCGGATAACGCAGATCGAATGA
- a CDS encoding TadE family type IV pilus minor pilin, producing MTVEFAVALPVVAIVLTALVAAVLVVDAQGRLQLAAATAARAIGRDDESQGRSAADRIVPGVSVVVRSDGDLVCVDATRGATGPAAALPLTATGCAAARGG from the coding sequence GTGACCGTCGAGTTCGCGGTGGCGCTCCCCGTGGTGGCGATCGTGCTGACCGCCCTCGTCGCGGCGGTCCTCGTCGTCGACGCGCAGGGCCGTCTGCAACTCGCCGCAGCCACCGCCGCCCGGGCGATCGGGCGCGACGACGAGAGCCAGGGGCGGTCAGCGGCCGACCGGATCGTCCCGGGGGTCTCGGTCGTCGTCCGGTCGGACGGCGACCTGGTCTGCGTCGACGCCACGCGCGGCGCGACCGGTCCCGCCGCGGCGCTCCCACTGACCGCGACGGGGTGCGCCGCGGCCCGAGGGGGTTGA
- the tmk gene encoding dTMP kinase translates to MTGRFITLEGGDGAGKTTQAELLSAWLGAHGRTVVRTREPGGTDLGVQIRQMVLHERGHVAPRAEALLYAADRAQHVETVVRPAIARGEVVLQDRYIDSSVAYQGVARGLGAEQVRSVSEWAADGLAPDLTILLDLDVTVGRARVAAARGDTFDRLESEAAAFHESVRQAFLEMAEAEPSRFLVVDASDPTDAVQDAVRRAVAPLVGIDPA, encoded by the coding sequence GTGACCGGTCGCTTCATCACGCTCGAGGGCGGCGACGGCGCGGGCAAGACGACCCAGGCGGAGCTGCTCTCGGCGTGGCTCGGTGCGCACGGCCGGACCGTGGTGCGCACCCGCGAACCCGGCGGCACGGACCTCGGCGTCCAGATCCGGCAGATGGTCCTGCACGAACGGGGCCACGTCGCTCCCCGGGCCGAGGCGCTGCTGTACGCGGCCGACCGTGCCCAGCACGTCGAGACGGTCGTCCGTCCGGCGATCGCCCGTGGCGAGGTCGTCCTGCAGGACCGCTACATCGACTCGTCCGTCGCCTACCAGGGCGTCGCGCGCGGGCTCGGCGCCGAGCAGGTCCGCTCCGTCTCGGAGTGGGCAGCGGACGGTCTGGCACCGGACCTCACGATCCTGCTCGACCTCGACGTCACTGTCGGACGCGCCCGGGTGGCCGCGGCACGGGGGGACACCTTCGACCGCCTCGAGTCCGAGGCCGCGGCGTTCCACGAGTCCGTCCGTCAGGCCTTCCTCGAGATGGCCGAGGCTGAGCCATCGCGCTTCCTGGTGGTCGACGCCTCGGACCCGACCGACGCCGTGCAGGACGCGGTCCGTCGAGCGGTCGCTCCGCTCGTCGGGATCGACCCGGCATGA
- the topA gene encoding type I DNA topoisomerase: MPGTKKLVIVESPAKAKTIAQYLGDGYEVQASVGHIRDLVEPKNLPAELKKGSLGKFSVDVDNGFEPYYVVSDAKKKTVSELKRALKDADELYLATDEDREGEAIAWHLLQVLKPKVPVKRMVFHEITKEAIQRAQEATRELDTALVDAQETRRILDRLYGYEVSPVLWRKVAPGLSAGRVQSAATRLVVDRERERLAFVSANYWDLSARFEKAGESSFSARLARIHGTRVASGRDFDDRGTLSGDVVRLDQAAAASLTTVLERAGDATVRSVDSKPYTRRPAAPFTTSTLQQEAARKLRLSPRQTARAAQTLYENGYITYIRTDSVSLSKQAIDAARKQAADLYGSATVPDKPRLYASKSKNAQEAHEAIRPAGDSFRTPQDLQGTLTGVEWRLYDLIWKRTIASQMADAKGSTASIVLGISSTESVEGIASTANGTDAEFTASGTVITFRGFLSAYEEGRDEDRHESSERAGQDVALPNVAQGEHLSVTDVEAKGHDTTPPPRFTEASLIKTLEELGIGRPSTYPTISPTIIDRGYVSLRGTQLVPNWIAFSVVRLLEEYFGELVEYDFTAEMEEDLDRIARGDADRVDWLKGFYFGGGDDDQRGLRTVIDNLGEIDAREINSVELAPGLTLRIGRYGPYIEVPSDDPEKPRRVNVPEDLAPDELTVEKAKELVDAPVIGDRVVGINPETGKEVLAKDGRFGPYVTERTPEPEPTVDPKTGEVVEAPVAAEAPAAEAAAATATSETATAKKAPAKKAPAKKTTKKAAAPKERTASLFKSMDPQTVDLETALKLLDLPRVVGQDPETGNDITAQNGRYGPYLKKGTDTRTLPGEDAIFDIDLPGALELFAQPKYGGNRTASAALKEFDADPVSGKPIKMKDGRFGPYVTDGETNATIPKGEDVEAVDHARAVQLIADKRAKGPVKKKTPARRTAAKKK; this comes from the coding sequence GTGCCAGGCACGAAGAAGCTCGTGATCGTCGAGAGCCCTGCGAAGGCGAAGACGATCGCGCAATACCTCGGTGACGGATACGAAGTCCAGGCCTCGGTCGGACACATCCGCGACCTCGTCGAGCCGAAGAACCTGCCGGCCGAGCTCAAGAAGGGCTCCCTCGGCAAGTTCTCGGTGGACGTCGACAACGGCTTCGAGCCGTACTACGTCGTGTCCGATGCCAAGAAGAAGACCGTCTCCGAGCTGAAGCGTGCCCTCAAAGACGCCGACGAGCTCTACCTCGCAACAGATGAAGACCGCGAGGGTGAAGCGATCGCGTGGCACCTGCTGCAGGTCCTGAAGCCGAAGGTCCCCGTCAAGCGGATGGTCTTCCACGAGATCACGAAGGAGGCGATCCAGCGCGCGCAGGAAGCCACCCGTGAGCTCGACACCGCCCTCGTCGACGCGCAGGAGACCCGCCGGATCCTCGACCGTCTCTACGGGTACGAGGTCTCCCCGGTCCTGTGGCGCAAGGTCGCCCCCGGTCTGTCCGCCGGCCGCGTGCAGTCCGCCGCCACCCGACTCGTCGTCGACCGTGAGCGCGAGCGCCTGGCCTTCGTCTCCGCCAACTACTGGGACCTCTCCGCCCGGTTCGAGAAGGCCGGCGAGTCCTCCTTCTCCGCGCGACTCGCCCGGATCCACGGCACCCGCGTCGCCTCCGGTCGTGACTTCGACGACCGCGGCACGCTCAGTGGTGACGTCGTCCGGCTCGACCAGGCCGCTGCCGCGTCGCTGACGACGGTCCTCGAGCGCGCCGGTGACGCCACCGTCCGCAGCGTCGACTCGAAGCCGTACACGCGACGCCCGGCCGCCCCGTTCACCACGTCGACGCTCCAGCAGGAAGCCGCGCGCAAGCTCCGTCTGTCCCCGCGACAGACCGCTCGTGCTGCGCAGACCCTGTACGAGAACGGCTACATCACCTACATCCGTACCGACTCGGTCTCGCTCTCGAAGCAGGCCATCGACGCTGCTCGCAAGCAGGCAGCCGACCTGTACGGTTCGGCCACCGTGCCCGACAAGCCGCGTCTCTACGCGAGCAAGAGCAAGAACGCGCAAGAGGCGCACGAGGCGATCCGTCCCGCCGGGGACTCCTTCCGCACCCCGCAGGACCTGCAGGGCACCCTGACCGGTGTGGAGTGGCGCCTCTACGACCTCATCTGGAAGCGCACCATCGCGTCCCAGATGGCGGACGCCAAGGGTTCGACCGCGTCGATCGTGCTCGGCATCTCCTCCACCGAGTCGGTCGAGGGCATCGCGTCGACCGCGAACGGCACCGACGCCGAGTTCACCGCCTCGGGCACCGTCATCACGTTCCGCGGCTTCCTCAGCGCCTACGAAGAAGGCCGTGACGAGGACCGCCACGAGTCCTCCGAGCGTGCCGGCCAGGACGTCGCCCTGCCGAACGTGGCCCAGGGCGAGCACCTCTCGGTCACCGACGTCGAGGCGAAGGGGCACGACACCACCCCGCCGCCGCGCTTCACCGAGGCGAGCCTCATCAAGACGCTGGAAGAGCTGGGGATCGGGCGTCCGTCGACCTACCCCACGATCAGCCCGACGATCATCGACCGTGGCTACGTCTCGCTCCGCGGCACGCAGCTGGTGCCGAACTGGATCGCGTTCAGCGTGGTGCGGTTGCTCGAGGAGTACTTCGGCGAGCTCGTGGAGTACGACTTCACCGCCGAGATGGAAGAAGACCTCGACCGCATCGCCCGCGGCGACGCCGACCGCGTGGACTGGCTCAAGGGCTTCTACTTCGGTGGCGGCGACGACGACCAGCGCGGCCTGCGGACCGTCATCGACAACCTCGGTGAGATCGACGCCCGCGAGATCAACTCGGTCGAGCTCGCTCCGGGCCTCACGCTCCGGATCGGTCGGTACGGCCCCTACATCGAGGTGCCGAGCGACGACCCCGAGAAGCCGCGGCGTGTCAACGTCCCCGAGGACCTCGCTCCCGACGAACTGACCGTCGAGAAGGCGAAGGAACTCGTCGACGCCCCGGTGATCGGGGACCGCGTCGTCGGGATCAACCCGGAGACCGGGAAAGAGGTCCTGGCGAAGGACGGCCGCTTCGGCCCCTACGTCACGGAGCGCACCCCCGAGCCCGAACCCACCGTGGACCCGAAGACCGGCGAGGTCGTCGAGGCGCCCGTAGCGGCGGAGGCCCCGGCGGCCGAGGCAGCTGCGGCGACCGCGACGAGCGAGACGGCGACGGCGAAGAAGGCCCCCGCCAAGAAGGCGCCCGCGAAGAAGACGACGAAGAAGGCCGCGGCGCCGAAGGAACGCACCGCCTCGCTCTTCAAGTCGATGGACCCGCAGACCGTCGACCTCGAGACCGCGCTGAAGCTCCTCGACCTTCCCCGCGTCGTGGGTCAGGACCCGGAGACGGGCAACGACATCACGGCGCAGAACGGCCGGTACGGGCCGTACCTGAAGAAGGGGACCGACACCCGGACCCTGCCCGGCGAGGACGCGATCTTCGACATCGACCTGCCCGGTGCACTCGAGCTGTTCGCGCAGCCGAAGTACGGCGGCAACCGCACCGCGAGCGCCGCCCTCAAGGAGTTCGACGCCGACCCGGTGTCCGGCAAGCCGATCAAGATGAAGGACGGCCGGTTCGGCCCGTACGTCACCGACGGCGAGACGAACGCGACCATCCCGAAGGGCGAGGACGTCGAGGCCGTCGACCACGCCCGCGCGGTGCAGCTCATCGCCGACAAGCGTGCCAAGGGGCCGGTCAAGAAGAAGACCCCGGCTCGTCGGACGGCGGCCAAGAAGAAGTGA